aaaatcataatagaCTGTATTCACATATTTTAATTGTAAGTAGGACTATTGACCCTTACTAGGGCCTTGTTTACTACCAGTTAAATGAAGAATAAAACAACTGGAATAATAAAGGCTAATTAAATTTGCACTGCGCAATCTGGGTGGTCAGGGCCAAGCAAGACCAGTCTGAGGAATGATAATTGATATTCATCAGAAACCTGATTCGTAAGTAGTTGTATTAACTTAACAAACTGGTACATGAGCCTGATAGAAAATTCAATCTTAGGTCCATGGCACAACTGGGTAATTGCTATTTATATTACACTGCACTGACCAGTTCAATATTGTTTCCCAGATAACTTTTTGCACAACACTTTCTCTACACACACCCTGCAAGACATAAACAGGATGTTGTACCTTTTTGCTTAAATGGGACCGTGTTTCTGTACAGTTACTGCCTTTTGGCAACTTTACAAGCAATTAAATCAATCCTCACATGGTTTAgtttttgaaacatttattGAAGTAGTTTTGGCAAGTTTTAGGATGTCATAATAGTCATAATATCATAGTTAATAGATGAAAATGACTCATCTTTTCCTCAAGCTGCAAAGATGTGTTTTTAGGAATGTATTTCAGAAACTATAGAGCCTTGTTTTCTTTATTCACTTCATATATTAACAGATCTatggaaaaattaaaatcataacaaCACTATATTATCTTTGAACACAAACACTAGATATCAGTAGACTTACATAAACCCGCATGACGTTAAGAAACAAAACTTAGCTATCTAGTTTCATTGGCTGGCTCTATGCATACTCAGTGCTAGTCATCCCAACTGTCAAACTTGCACGATTTGCTTTGTGGGCAGCCTGGGCAGCAGTGGCCCTGGTGAAATACATGTAGAAGTAAACATTCAGGATCATCGTTACAACCACAAATACTCCTTTCTGCAATGTTTCATAGGAGAAGTTCTGTGTAATAATCATTCCCCTATATTTGGTGTGGTAGGCATTTTTTGTAGCTCCTGCTATTAGACTCACTTCAACTACCAGAAATGTTGTCCTGCAGACACTCGGAACGACACAAATTTAGTTAAAGTAATTGTACATATGAGATCAATCAGAATTAGCTAGTGAGGTTTCCTTAACTTGTTGGCCGAGAATGAGAAACATGTACTTGGTATGCCTAAATTCTTACCATGATGACACAAAGTAGATGATGGTCCAATCTCGATTCCTACCTGGAGCTAAAGGTCTCCTAAAACACATGCACTTTGTAACACCTGTCAGCAGCGATTCAccagaaagaagaaacagaaaagCGCCCACTCCATAACCAGTTGCAACATCTGAGCTGTAGACACAGTATGTCGCATTATTTTGATCTGTCATCATATGACCCTATCATACAGAAAGAGATAAACCatacacaaattaattataataaaataattcaagaaTAACAAGTTGccctaaaatattaaatttaacacaacATTCTAGACTATTCAAACTGTAATATTATGGTCCAGGTTCACTGTCAAGATGGTGTTTGCTTTGGATATACAGTCTATtactattttgttttaaagttttGTGATCTAAAACACGTCTTGATAATTTAGGAGTTCACAGGCTATTAACTATTGGTCTCTTATAAGCAATATAAGATACACATATATACCTAATAACTGACATTTACAGAATGCTATGAccattttagagtttttcatCAGTAAAAACTATTTATGCATAGTTCCCCTAAAATCCACTCTCCTTTCTCTCAAGTAACTACATAAATTCCACTCAAGAAggattttttctaaatttaatttttcacaaaaaaataatctaatccaGAGCATGCTGCACATGCCACAAAGCTAGCATGctataactaatttttattttatatttgagtgTAGGGTATACATCCCTgcaataaaaattcattttttaccTTATCATGTAAAATCCCTGAAACAAACCAAAACAGGCTTAGCAACTTTCCAAAACCAATGGAGCATACTTATAAATCTATAGCTGATTATGTATGCTATTGAGGCCTCAACTTGCCTAGCTGAAACACAGATACTATTTTAGCATATTTGACAGGAACAAATGGAGGcacaatttcaaaatatataaacagatttttttttttttttttttgtaatcaaGGGCTCAATGCACCTTGTTAAACCTAGGGCACAAGGCAACAGATGCACTGGTGAACCCCTTAAACTCTTAAACTATTCTAGCAGTTGAGTTAAAACCAAGAGCCAAAGAGAAGCATCAACTAATCATGGTCTAACAAATAAACATTTGGAGGCATCAAATGTAGCAGAAATAAGTTTTTCAATAATCTCGTAATCATATTCACAACTTCCATCCAGGCATTGGTTCCCAGTCTCACCAAACATAACTGGGAGATAAGGGGCAACACATGGTTGCTTTTAATTTCATGTGTATATCTATTAACTCTGGCAGATAACCATAAACTTAGAATATCTATCACAAAACCGTCTTAGAAATTTGGTTAAATTCATTATGGTCGACTGATCTGGGCAGGAGGTGTCTTTTTGTTACCATACACACCAAACCCCACAGTAGAGTAGAAGCGACTCCAAAATGCTATAATTTAATATAGTGATTCtttggaaaaaaattcaaagtatCTATCGAGAATTCAGTCAAGACAAATGCCTTAGTAGGAGGTTTAAAATGTCATGGACAACAGAAAATACTTAGAATATGTGTAAGCCAATCGCTTTATACCTGTAAGGAGATATAAGATTAAGTTCATTTCATCTGATTATACAATGCTCCGTTGCATGGTTTGCAGTACAACTTCTACTGAGCTATCTTTAATAGCAAATttcattttacataaattacTGAAACTTCAATGCATTTTGTTAGGAGGGtaaagtttattatataaagGAAGTTAAGGTTGCCAAAAGGGgaagaaaaaattagggtttgtgCAGCCTTAGGGCTGATTAGAAGATTTTTTAGTGTCTCAAATAGCCAGAATTGGGAGATCCTCACTCCTCAAATTGTTGGTTTATCATTGTAAATCCCCTTTTGTCaataaaatcatctttgttttctgatttgtttgagtttctagttgttttgtttgaataattaaCTGGGTTAGACGGCTACAGACTTGGTAATTGGTGAAAGACTGATGACAATGCAACTAACTATAGTCAGGGTACAAAATCTATGCTATATATTACTCCATATGAAGACTTTGGTTTAAAAATCTTGAATTACATTCACAAACATCTCAGCAGCCGCATCATCTAAAACGAAAATGACTGATTCTAGCCTCTTGCATATGCACTGTCCAATTTACAGCTATAAGACAAACATCATTGTTTCATCAATGGGCAGAAAGCTAAAAAGCTGTTTGCATTCCACATTTTGTGCAAATTATTGCCGAAAGGAAATTCTGAATAGAACTAAAAGACATTGATATTGGAAAAGTCGGCCAACATCAAGACTTGAGCACCAAATCACATTCTTAAATGTTAATGTTAAGACCATCTTAATTCCCTGAATTGGAAAATCAACAAACTACTCAATGACATCACAATATCAAACGCTGAACATAGCCAAAAAGCCATCACAAAAACACCAATCAATCAACAAAGACATAATTTTTGTCCTTAAAAATCCAACCTTTGCAATCATTAAAAGAATCCtaacaatcaaacaaacaagaaacaagaaacaagaaagaCTCCCACATAATAAACTAACCAAACAAACTAAAAACACAATGGAAAAACAAAGATCCACCCATGTGCACAAACAATATAACAACATATAATCCGCATCCAAAATCTATGtttgaatcaaaacaaaaaacacataGTACTTCTCCTTCTTTCAGCAGCAATGGCGAAACCAAAAGCCACCAGGCTTAGAACGACGATGAGCAGGTGGACGAAGGTGGAGCCTTTGCCTTCTCCCTCCCATGTTTGGATTTTGAGAAATGAGAATCTAAAGCTTTAGCTTGGAGCTGATTGGAACTTAAAAATCAATAGTTAAGTAAAGAAAGTAATGAGACTTAAAAATATAGCGGTAGTGACACATAACGGGGTGAATATGGAATCACTACTTTGCTCCACACAACCTCATCGAGGGGTTGCCAACACTCAACCGTTAAAGTTAAGCTTAATTTCACTCATCTCCTGAGATTTGTCTAAATTTTTAGAAAGTCCAATAAATAGAAGTTATTACTGACCAAcgttttttatttagaaaaaaaataaatgaataaactcTTGACAATTTTCCACCTTGAGGTAACTTcgttaaatgaataaatatatcataactcTTTCAACAATATAAGAATATACCttcttctctaataaaaaatatttaatttaatttacaaatgaTAATGGAGTGGTAAAGGTGGGGTGTCTAAGTATTAGAGTATTAGTTTGAAACCCACACAtgacatattaaaataaaactctcAATTTACTTGGTATAATTAGAGGTGGATATGAGCTGAATTGAACCCGAATAGGGATCGACTTATTTTCGTTTAAGTTTGGCTCAAACTTAGCTCAAGTTCACCGAGCTCGTTAAAACACACGTTTGTGTTTaactcattttataatttaagtgttCGTGTTTAGCTTGCACCTAGCTCGAGTTCGTATATATTGGCTCAGGTTCGCTTAGCTCGGCTTTAGACTCACATTTCAGGCTCAGGTTCGAGCTCACATTCTAGGCTCGTGTCAAATTATAGATTATTCTTAatattctttataaaaatatatactacatatatacaaataagaatctcaaattcaaaagttaaaatacatatataaagaatattattaatccaaaatatatattgcaTCCTATTATCATCATTCATCATAAGTTTAGATTTCTccttaatatttgatttgaaagacATGAATACAAAATAAAGTAGTTTACATTacacattaattatataattttaacatgttTACAGATTGCTTAAACATGAACAAATGACCAACATGAAGTTGCCTCCTCTCAAACCTAAATCAACCATATTCCATGTCATGATTCCATAACTTTCATGCCACTTGTCAAACCTCAATCAGCCCTACATAATTATAACATGTCATGGTTTTAGTCAAACCTCAACATACATTTTTACAAACTATAgccaatttatttaattcatcgTACttgcaaaataaatttaagaataaaaacaataacTCTAGCATTTTTGCTATCCCCAATATAACATTAACAAGATAGAAAGTGGTATGTGAAAGCAATTACATTTAACATCAATAAGGTAatgagaattaaaataaatttcatagtaGCATTAAGAGAAATTCTTCATTTCATAACATTAACAAGAAAATGTATAACAtgtaaaaacaattatataattttagttgtGAGACATATATAAACTTAATCTGATCTTACTTGTATGAGAACATTATATTATCCTTCAATACATGACTGTTTAAGTGTctagtaatatattaatctCAGTATTAGCGACCTCAATCTTTAAGAGAGCACACAACATGTTTTATTAAATTggttataaatatcataaataaacaaGTATATAAAGTTAAAGTTATACCTGTATTGGTTTTTTTACTCGATATTTGGCTCGAAACAAATCACCTTCACATATAAACATGTTTACAATCACTCTACCTTCAACATTAAAAGCACTTTCTAAAACGATAGTAGAGATCAAAACTGCAAGAATATCAGTTGTCATACGTGACAAGactagaaacttagtttgattAACAGACCACCAATAaagtatgttaaatttttttgtctctacATCATCTAATGTCTCAAACTCGAATACATCAAATTCGAGGTACATTATCAACTCCAACTTTCCCGCAGCTTCAACTTGACTTTTCTTACGATGCATATGCTATTCCAACACAATATCAAAATCATCTGTTATTCTATGTGAAGATATGAAATTGCAATGTATTcctacaatatttttttattaaaaatacatgactataaattaatctaaaactttaagagttatgatatgacaattaatatgaatgtataataaaattatatacctaAGATAGATTATCCCATCTGTGATGTAAGGGCGAGGGATGAGTTCtttattgacaaaattttcACACACTCACCATATAACTCTTCTAATGTGTGGTATAAGTTGTCCAGCTCAACCTCCACATCGTATTCCCTATATAAAACGAGATAAACAAAGTTTGTAAACTCTAATTTATACCTACAACAATGAGAAATTAGCTTGGATAAATAGTAATAAACAACATaccaataatcaaaattattaccTCGGATCCATAACAATTACGACTGCCATAAGAAAATTAACCTCTCCCCAATATTTATCAAACTTTAACATCATCGATCTAACCATTGAGGCCACgacaaaatcaaattctctatcttttaacaactttttaactttgaaaacctCCATAAAGTACAAATTAGTTATTGAATAGTCAGTTCTTGATATAGTTTgacttatattattaaaaactcTCAAAAAGTTACAAACTCTAGCCAATTTGTTCCATTCAACCTTATTTGGTAAATATTACAAACGGTTTCCATCTTTAGTTTCGTATTGCAACCATACTTGTTGAAAAATCAATGCCACATTCAGCATATTGTAAGTGTTTTTCCATCTAGTGGGATAATCCAAGACCAATTTCCATTCTTTAATCTCACAAATTTTTGTAGTGCTTGCAAAATCTCATTGCCTAACCTCACTAGCATGCATATATTTCACACTATCccatattttatcaataatatccaTAATCTCACCAATATCGTCTTGAACAAGAAGATTGATGATGTGAACTGTGCACCTAATATGGGATAAATTTTTCCCAGAAACTAGTGATCTATCCATCTTAAATTCATTGATGCATTGTCCACAGTGATAATGAACATCTGTTAATATAGCATTAACACATTTATAAATCATAAGTGATGTCACTTATTATTGataagcaaaataaacaaatttcacCTGACATTATTTTGAATACCCAATCTTTGAAGCAATTATACAAAGCATGTGCAATAGTTTTCCTATTTCTTAGGGGAGGCACATGGACAAAGCTAATTATGCATTTATTTAATGACCATTCTTGATCCACCCAATATATGGTTATGACTATATATTCAATGTTTTGTGCATTTGACTTCCATAAATCAATTGTTATACTTAtcttttttaactctttaaaaattttcttcaattatttGGCTTCAACTTGTAAATCTCGATCACAGTCAaaccttactttttttttttttgcctattCTCTAATATAGTGGTTGtagaatattacaaaaataattgaagttaaTATGTTCAACAAAGGAGAATGACAATTCGTCAATCAAAATCATGTGAGCCAATGCCTTGCGGATTGTATATTGAATCACaataatagttaattatttttacacaaattagtatgaaattgataaaaaataaccaaacaagttacttaaatatttaagacATACCATATCGTGATTATATTTTGCGTTCGGTCTCATGAT
This sequence is a window from Mangifera indica cultivar Alphonso chromosome 5, CATAS_Mindica_2.1, whole genome shotgun sequence. Protein-coding genes within it:
- the LOC123216290 gene encoding uncharacterized protein LOC123216290; this translates as MMTDQNNATYCVYSSDVATGYGVGAFLFLLSGESLLTGVTKCMCFRRPLAPGRNRDWTIIYFVSSWTTFLVVEVSLIAGATKNAYHTKYRGMIITQNFSYETLQKGVFVVVTMILNVYFYMYFTRATAAQAAHKANRASLTVGMTSTEYA